The genomic window ttacctgtccacatcgcaTCCCTTACTTTAGTACTAACTGATGTGAAACTGGtctaaaattatcgtgattcatgtgctcctttctttctttttttaaatattgtcctgatcactgtttacatatgttttgttccatttgtctaaataactatatgtctcatgtatttttgcacttttaGCTTaccttatcaattttttttctcgcTCGAAAGCAATAATGCCGCCAGTTGCCATCccaattcatttaattattcaacgaagtgttaataaataaataaaacaactctCTATGTATCGCGCGTCAGCTATTAAACTAGAGAGCAACCACGAACGGCTCACGCAGTCAGCAGTTGGTGaaatgaaatctgaacaacatattaaaaaatactcttGTGAGCCAGTGAAGTCTGGAGTGAAATCTGTAAGTCTTAATTATAGCTGCAGATTTCTACATCTGTGTCTATCTTAGCTGATTAGCCTTCTATGCCTTACAATATAGAAGAAGGCAGTGTAAGGATTCTTCTCTTCTTTAAGCACACAAGCACAAgtcaaattattgtttaagcATTTAATAAACCCTAATAAAACACTCGTTGcttagatacaaaaaatacgTTCGCTTGTGTTATGAAAcctatttaattcattttaaatattaaataacacaaAGCCACCCCTTACGATATTCTATTGGATAGTAGACCTATTTTCCTGATAGTTAATTGAAAGTCCATCAATATTGGTTATCAGGCAAAGGGTAGGTGTTTCAATTAGTAGCTGTTTGTTCTCCATAAAcgtgataattaatttattccagaACGTGCTcgtaatagtaattaatatgttAGCACAGGATATTTAAGTCAGTTAGAATATGAATACTTGTACAAAACTGTCAACAAAACGCTGTCACACGTTTCATCCAGTGTTTTATAAAAGGATTCAACAGACTTAAGGGGTTAaaggtaaaacaaaagaccACCAACCATTACGTTTTACGCTAGCGCTCAGTTCGTATCAAGTTTAGTCGCATCAAGGTCTGTCAGCGTCTGGGCTGCGTAAGTGGCCAGTTTCAACAAAGTTTATTGTcaatatcaattgtttttttaattaattaatgatagGCAACACTTTGTTAATGAAGAATCTCTCGCTTTAATCGGCCGGTCTGAGCGTCCCGGTAAAACtcatgaacgtcagaaaagaagttaaattaattctactttacatttactaccaggcaagtcaagggcgtaaagCGGGCAAGAACTAgtaagaaactctccgccactctttgtAATCGCTAagtatacaaattgtttgaactggagcaaatcaatcccaaggattatgatcatttaaatatgcgtcaaatttattaaaatctttattgatTAACGTTTAACaagagctttgaatttatttagagaTAATTGTCTAAATTCGTCAGCAACCAAGCATCTGACGCGGGCAATCTGTTTCCatcggtttctgtccagcacCTCCTTATGACAatgtacagttttgaggacgatgagtgtTTCACTTAATCACTTGTTAATGAAGAATAGAAGACTACTATACTCAATAAAAAACAGCAAAATATTACccagtatattataaaatcgcTGAAACATCCATTTTTTCCAAGCGTATTATTAAAGACGGCATTTAATAActcaaaaaacaattattgtgacGACGAGAATTGAAATTCAGCAGAGGCGGTCGAAGTAAGaacaactgttttattacCCTGTGGTATCGTTTCAATATATTCCTATTACGAAATGCATGGAGTTGATTACAATAACCTGTTGCCTTATCAATTTCAATTACTAAACGCTGGAATTTCGAAtgggtaattaaaaaatttaatagaaaaatatagaattaataaaaaaattaacccaAGTCATCAAGAAAGAGACTAATCTATGCATAAAGCACGTACACTTTTGCGCcaattaaatagatttttttttcttaggtAGCGATATTTTCATTCCATACTGAAACTATTCTGAAAATCTTACGACGCTTGATCTGAGCCATCCAACTTGagattatattttgtacatattacgaatttttaaaaagaaacttTGAAGTTTTATCATAGACAAAATCACGTGTATCGACTAGTATTCCAGTAGTGACAGAATTTATTGCTACAACAAATAACCTTCCCAGTAAAGTAACGCCACAATACAATCTTCTTGTTTAAGGCTTTCGTACAGTTAAAACCTGATTAGTCTAAAGATTTCGACGAAATTTTCTAATATCAGTTATATTCTTTGCAagacatttttgttatttactaGTAGTATATGACCATGAGTTTGGCAATGTATGAAATCCGCACAAAATTACGTTCATTAATATACGAGTGtactatttactttaatatatatatagtttaagTAAATAGTACTTTTACATCTAAGTTACCTAATACTTCCGATGTCAATATAGTCGGgaaactagaaaataaaatgtctgTGCAGTAAGCATCAAGTGCAAGGATCTCACAAACATCttacaaaaatctttaaaaaaataaaattattaggaaTTTGTATTCcacttttatattatgttttgaaaatttacttattgttTCGTTAACAGTGTGTGATTGTACCTAGTGATTTAACCgtaaaacctatcatttaaatatcatataaattatgtatgttacgtAGGTGGGCATTTTAGGTAGGCTAAGATGGGGCATGGCACAACAAACTTTGGGAAACACTTATTGGATCAGTCCTTGGTATTTGCAACATTCTCCTCCAACCCCACATCACGAATGCGTCTAAATTTGCACATccattttctttcttttattccTTCAGTTTTTCTCATACAAAAGCGATTATTAAAGCGGGATAAGCGGTAAATGAGTGTCGATCTTTATTCCTTGGGGAAAACGTGCACGCTAGAACGTAATGTGATTTATGCTGGTTGAGTGGGGCAAATATTGCTACGCTGTTTCTTCCAGAATTACCACTCATAATTTCTCTCTCTATTTAGGTGTGGACCACCTGCTATAGACACAAATTCTGTACAGTGTCTAAAGGATAAATCCATATGACAACTATATAGCGTAAATTTCGAATTTAATACatgtcaaataatttttaaacatattatacgTATTATAGAAAAGTGGTGCGGCCGCAAGGCAGGCGGAAAACAATAAACGGCTCAAGTCTATCCTCCAACTTTAATTTCATTCCCTTTGGAGTACTCTTGGGCCGTAGGGTCCTAGGGCCGTAGGCGCCTAGTACCGGCGACACTCCAGCTTCCTGCTTAGCCGCATCACACGGCATCTCCACACTAACACCTtcgtttaatttgttttttttgttttagattatttCTTGTTGTCATTTGTCAGTCCACCCAGGTGGTGCCTCCTGCATAAAGCCCCCCTGGACACAAGCCGGCCAACTAGACATGACAACGACACACCTAGGAGGTAACAGGTTGCCCGACGGAGAGTCGAAACCTACCCAGAAACTTCTTATCGCAGTGACACCAGATCCGTCGCCCCACTGACCTAGAAGATCATCCACAATATGCAGAAGCTACTGCgcattaaaaaagtaaaaaaagaaaacgcACACCCTGAGTCCACCAGTTTTATACTCCAAATGACGCGCAAAAACGCTGGCTTTGCAAGCCGGCCATCCCACGTGTGAAAATATCGTGCCCACATTAATTGCATACAAATGggtaagtaataaaagtaaaaataaagaaatgaaTACCATTCTAAGTAATTTTCTTGCGTAAAGACTCAAATCTTTTTCTAGAAATTAAATCAGTATATACATAACTAAAAGagttaaaaacattttcataaaaataaaacatactttTCATAGTTGACAATTTCGCGCCCTATTCGCGAAGAATTATCAAACTacagatattattatattattagacattatattttgtaacctcaaaattatatggaatatattattattgtatgtaaaaCCGTATTCTGACATAAATTCTACAagcattaaaaatgtatagtatcaaagtattacaatataaatacagtaTTATTTATCTCTTTCCGAGAGTACAAGAAAAATTGTAAGGAGTGACGAAAAGAAACATTAACAGCGCATGCTATCTCCGTCGTCGCGAGGACCGTAATGGCGGTGCGCGGGGAAGGGTGTAGGCATGTTCGGCTTCGATGTATGTACGCACTTCATCGCAGAACTAGCGGATAGTTATTGCCTAAGgccctttctccactgctccggtccgacGTCGGATACCGGAATGACTCAGgagaaaaatatcggaaggccggattgcgcttctccactatatccgatccgacaataatcgatacttgtgtatttatcatgcaacacTTATATTAACTACAACCCATAtacttacttaattttattaataaaacgttctaaattctgaatattttattgccctagattactttttttatattgtctatcttgaaatattataatctacttaataaatagttcactaatactatggtattaaaatataataaatagcaacataatttggtttggtccaggttatccagattctttcaaattaaagaaactataaataaacctgtGAACAGAAATTTATAACCTCTGGGATATACTTGGGCCGATAAAACACCGCGTTCCGATCTAGCAAGTTATCGGATCGAtaaaaaccggatgccggagtagtggagaagcacgtaagtactgttgtgagtttctaaatcggatcggtaattaacgtttgccggaacggagcagtggagaaacggcCTTACGCTGCCACGCGGAATACCGCGTGGCAGCGTAATAATCGCTCCAATCGGCTTCCCTACTGCTGGCTTGCACTCCAAGTACTAGAGCCCCCTCGCCACGTCAAGGCTTGGACCTTTGGGGGGTCTTTTttataggcctcctccaacccTTTCTAGGTGGTTggcttttttataattatcacAACCATATTAGACTGACCATTAGGTCGGGTACTCACAACCCAACCATAGGCGCAATCGGTAGCCGCCGCAATCTATTCATGACGATGAAGCCATACTACACgtgttttttactttttacataaatttaccctaattaaaaattaatgagaactttgtaatttaaataagtataactaTCACCtctcaaaaacaatttaaatactaattgCTATGGATAATTCTAAAAtggttaattattatgatattgtGTGCGAGTAATGTTTATCACGTGTAaaactttgtttatttaaacaacgTAGGTTGGAAAACATATTGTCTAACACTAGTCTAAGCAAAAACCCGGCCAGTCAGCGACATCCACGTCCTAAACTTCGATCCTGAGAGCTTCTCCAGCCACACTCATGGGCGCTATGGCGATACAGGGCGACACTCTCCGTCTTATAACAGGTTCCGCGTAATTCCTCCCAGGGAAGCCCGTTGCTCGATGTCCGACACCGCTGCCtagcgattctgtaactcacttttcgcactcacacagcggttttcacagcggcggtcgcgctcaaatcagtcgtaaagcatttattttacgatttggcattctgataaacaataaactacaagctccctccttatgacaataccaaatcataaaatgactgcttcacgactgatttgagcgcgaccgccgctgtgaaaaccgctgtgtgagttcgaaaagtgagttacagaatcgcaaggcagatatTGACAGCGATCGCCACCTGATTGTTGCCGAATTATGCcttaacttaaaatttaagtttattattgtatgtacCTACTTCCTGCGCTGCTTTATGTTTTTAACTTAAAGTCTCAAAAGACAGAGGCTGTGTTCCCTGTGAAATTAGCATTAACTTcctttctttattaaaaatcttgaAATCTCAATATGTAACAAACATACAAGTCATACAAATCGTTTAGATATTTCTAAACGTTTTAATAAGTACCAAAACTAATTGGTTTTAAGGTAATTTCCGTACTTaccaaaaaattatgtttttggtaatttattcatataaaatttactataaataGACCGCTGAAATTAGAAATGTTACAACGAGGACAGGACTGCAATAAACATGTTTGTTCATTTTGGAATAATACTTCTTTTGTCCCAAGGACTCTGTGGTAAGAAAAacttcatttaattataactctTTTTATACGCAATATTGTGTAGATTTTGTTACACGAACAGTCCTCCTTAGCGCTGTTTCGTCAATTTGTCCCTTATATCGCTATCCAAAAGAAAGCGATTAATTGTGAACAAAATTGTACGTGGCATCGTTTGATTTTCTCAGAAGATatcatagttttaaaataattgcaacTCAGATTAACGCGCACGGACCGCGTGGAACATGTAGCCCAATATAATAAATCTGTTCACAGGCGGAGTGGACGTTTCGGAAGCTATTGATGGAGACAGCCGAATAATTGGTGGCCAAAATGCCTCCCCAGGCATGGCTAAGTACCAAGTCTCAATACGTGCTCATAGTGGAAAAAAAGAATGGCACACTTGCGGAGGATCTATTATAAATCAACAGTACGTCTTAACTGCCGCGCATTGCATTGTCAAGTAAGTAACATTGTTCGtttctatgtatattttatttcattgtataggaaagctaaaatatatatttccccTCCTTACTGGCTCACACCGAGTCATGTTGTGGCAGATGACGACAAAGCATTccatttatatctattttaatcatttaatatgtgtaaaagttatcaTTTCATGTGGAACGTAGTACTTTAAtgatatacttaaaataacttatagGAAACGAACCAACGAGTTGTCTATAGTAGTTGGCAGTCACCAGATCAAAACAGGTGGCCAGCGTTACAAGATTAAGAAATTGGTGCCTCATGAGCAGTTCTCAAAGGCCACATGGAAGAATGACGTAGGCGTCGTACAAGTCGAAGGCAACATCAAATTCAACGACAATGTTCAACCAATTGAGTTGTTCAAACAAGATATATACGTTGGAACGAAATGTCTTTTGACCGGTTGGGGAAAAGTTGACCTCGTGAGTAATTTTGTCTTATTCTTCCAACAAGCAACTATTATTTCTCCGGGAATCGTCAGTGAAAACGTAAAGAAATATGGAACACAAACGCCTTTTGGGGCCTTTAACGCACAGCTCCGGCTGTTTCGGCCAGCGTAGCTCGACCGACATGGGCTTTATcccgcgactagcgcaagggcgtctcctgcGAGACTCGGACCTCGGCCTGGGCCGTCGcggggtggtcaatcgcctAAAGGGTAGGGCTGAAGCTCACTTTAGTAAGCGAAGTACGAGGTAAAGATCCACGCCTTCCCCGGTGAAAGCGGTTTTTTACCCTAATTCGAGAACTTTCTGGGTACAAGTGGTGCTGAGTAGTTGGTATTCTTTCTTTAACGCACAATATCAGACCGTACGTGCGTACGTACGTACAGAATAATCAGTCTAGCTTCCTTCTCTATCGTGTCCGTCTTTGTCCGACACCTAGAGAGGACCCTCTACAGTGTTCCTACATCAAAGGGGTATAACCAGTCCTGAACGTAAAAAGAGATACAAACCTGACCTTTTGAAGagcatacataattttaacgtCTTTAATACGTATTTTTATACTTCATATTTCTTCCATACTAATAATCCATGTCGATTAATTTTACAGAAAAAGAACATTTACCCGAACGATCTACAAATGTTGTACTTCAAAACTGTAAGTAATTACGGGTGCtctaaaaaattgtatctacGCGAGTCTGTTCGGCCGGGTTTGCCCTTGAATATTGGACAACTCTGCGCTAAGCACCCGAGCCACAAAGGCGTATGCCATGTAAGTAAAGTAACACATTTCCTTtctattacatattttcataagtatctgATTGCCCATCTTGTAacatgtgtgatgtttgagagcaaaaataaaacaaatcaaaatatgtgaattttaaaaatattcctttttgataatatgtatttttagatttcaAGAAATATGTGAACGTGAATGACAGGAAAAGGTTACAATTCACAGGAAAAGGtcacaaattatatttctgaTGTTAAAAGAGTGTGAAGAAGAAGACATGTTCTAGGAATAGAAGACCGATCACCTACATACATGTTTTTATACttgaattgttattaaatttctctCGCAGGGTGATGGCGGTGGGCCCCTCGTTTTAGAAAGGGGtaacaaatatattcaaataggAGTCGTGTCCTGGGGAGTTTCCTGCGCTGAAGACTTTCCCGATGTATTTGCTTCAGTCCCTGGTAACTACAATTGGATACAGAGCAAAATTAGtgattaaattcataaatattcaACATTGTAACATCTgatctaaataaatatcatttgaaataaaagtatattttattctttccCAAATTTTCTTGATACAATTATATCGAAcaccttttttaataaatcgatttaaaaaaatacattgcaAAGGAGCACCTACGAGCATTCGATTCTTTTCGACTTGTTTAACTTTGACATTTATTCTAGGTAGAAATTTTAagtccaaatttaaaatggcaaccaaactattataaataactattaatttttaaaaattataacttaactcgaacaaactttttttttttaatttaataggaggcaaacggacaggatgctcacctgatgttaagtgacatcgccgcccatggatactcacattgccaaaagGCTCGCCAGTGCGTTGCCAGAAAACTTATCACAGAGCAATGGctcaatatgtatataattataaccaTATATAATAATGCGGAAGTAGCGATTTTACTAGTCTTCTAATGGAATTCGAAACTATTCCTAATGACAAGTTCAAGCAAAAACGAGCCCAGAGGTTATTCATTCGTGACGGTAAACTCCACTCGGAACatctaaataaatgaaaaaaagtttcacttcaataaaaatggCCGTCGAATGTAAAGTTAAATCCTTGGTGTATGAACGAAaacgaaattcaaattaaacgaAGCTAACAATACAAATGCGTGCGCTCGCTATTGTTAGGGTATTCCTAATCCAACgcgtattttatataacttataaaaaaacaaatttataatatgaaagcACGTTCAGAAGGAAGATGTCTTCATTTTGCGTGTATGCTCTCTGATACGGTGATGACCAAAGCCCCTTCACACCTCATCTCCACCAGTCGCCCGAGAATTAGGTGATATGTATACGATACCATAACGACATTATTAGGTCGTAACAGGTTTAGGAACAGATATAGAGAATTTCGTTGCATTTGCTAACCAGtcttagtttattattatattctttactAATTCGTTACATGGATTGTCTTCAGTTTAAAAGTTACACACACCCTTTGGTCCATTTTAAAGACTTTTTATTAACGATTTTACAGCTTGTAGATCCGCCACAGGCAGTAGGCACATAGCCCCGGATAACACGCCTCTCTAACGAATTTTAATTCCATGAGTTATTCCCAAAGAACTCTAAGATCTGTATATGTACAAGTGACAAAAGtcttttatgaattttaagtTCTTTGAGGATGGAATTGTTGGTGCAGAAAGCATGGTATTTTAAGTGGCCGTCTCCAACAACTCCAGCGCATCAACCATTCGACAATTAATTCCTTATACTGTACCTTAAACGAACCTTTGACCTTTTAGTTATTCAGTTGTCTTTCCCATCTCTACTCAAACGCTCCACTAATTGCTAGTCAATAATGATAGTAGGTCCAAGGCATATGTAGTTCGCAGTTAGGAATGCTATGTCATCATCATTTTCGTCTTCAGAGTAAGTTCAAATTGGATACCAGTTgcaagtaattttattatactaaattCTCCTTGTTTGTGTTGCATCATCAGCATATTAAGGTTGTTAATCACGCGGTCCTGATAAAGACTTTCAGAGACTTTCCAGCCCTCcaaaacaagataaaaatgtatttatttatttaagtaatcttacaaCTAACATtcatgttataaaacaaaacacttagacaatacagaaagccaaaacagattacatagataaaccatatacgaaacagaaaacaaaaaaagtttattaatagacaaaactatataaagaaaacagaaattgaacatttaaaacaacagatactacttaatatttcaaatcacTGAAACCTGTTCTTGACGAGAATTCTCATTCGAATACAGGTGTACCTATTCCTATATTCGAATAAGAATTAAATGAAGATGCTGTCTGATTAGTATAATGTTTGTTATGCataatttacaattgtttGATTCATGTAATaacttcttaatttaaatttaatattgtttcttGTAATATTAGTAAGAAGTGCAGCTGGTAgtgagtttattaaatttggaataaGATAGTCTAATGGTTCTTTTCCCATATAGATTATTGTATTTAGGTAAtagaaattagtttttttaattactacgTGTTGAATAGTGAGGTGAGGTAATTTTCTGTAAAgtagttttcatttaataatccTAGCTGCACTTTCTCTTGTATGCAATGTACtctaacaaattaaattttattaatgaaagatgaagtttttattcaaagtaagttttaaataaagacaaataaaatgtaggcacattaacattttaaaattgtatattgaaGACTGCCATTTGTAATTAGTATGCAATAACTACGTGTACttatctataattattattttatttattccggGTCAACAGTCATCTCCAAAAATAATCTAACTTCGCGCGATAACTTGTCAAATAATTCTCTCGGCGTGTTTGACAGGTCCTTACCAATTTCTGTCAAAAGTTCCTGTATATGCTTACTTAGGTTAAAGTCGTCATCCCGATAAAtccatataaaaaattgatttaaaaactcAGCAAACGGATTGGATTTACcactataaatattatctaagtCTGATAAAATTTCATGAAGTAATAGACTATCAAGAGACAGTTTGTCGTCTGTATTATCTGTGACAAACTTTACGCGGGCTCCAACTATTTTGTGTACCACAGATAATATTTCTTGAGTTGGTACGTTACTTGAATATGCCATGTCACTTAGAATAACTTGGAATTCATGAGCTGTCGTTTCGGTTAAAGAactataaaattgtgttttatataatgCTTCGTAGACGTACTTGATAAAAAGCCTGGCCTTTTCGTCTTTCATAGTTTTTAAATGATCtaataaagaatttaaacTAGTGGTGCACTCGTATGTTTTAACACAAATGTTGTGGAtagcacataattttaataagtacttcATTTCGATAATAACAGTTGCCAAGATTAATTTTTGATAGATTGATTTATCTACATCATACGCACTGTTACTTAATTGTGCAAGGCATTGCAGTGCCATTTCTTGAAATTTACCGcttattttctttacaatATCAAACCAAATGTTAATTTCGTCTTTTTCAGATACGCTttcttcttttaaaataaatctcacTTTTCCTAAGATATGTTTTAACTGCTGATCATAGATGTCGCCATTAAAACTTTTAGGTAACAATGTGGTAAGTATGTTCTCAATGCCTTTTGCTTGCATTATTACAAATTCATCAATAAATTTTCGAAGTTCACCTTGACAAAAGCCTAAATCGCGGCATAGTAACGACATTTTAACCATTTCTGTGATCTTGTCCTCTTGCATAGGTGTTAAGGATCGTCTGGAATTAAACGGAAGGAAGCCATCCcctaaaaatttacttattgtCTGTATAACATCTTTACCAAGACTTACACTTGCTTGCATGTCCACTTTAACACAAAAGCATGtagctaaaataaaaatgtaattctcACCAAATATTCatgcattttaaaaatggtattctgtatataaattatgtacctgataaaaagttataaagaaaaattttaaaaaacatttcgatttgttattattgtttctttCGACATAAGGTAACggaatttatagttttattacttctttaataatacatgATATTGCgattgtaaaaac from Pieris napi chromosome 3, ilPieNapi1.2, whole genome shotgun sequence includes these protein-coding regions:
- the LOC125063571 gene encoding chymotrypsin-2-like; its protein translation is MFVHFGIILLLSQGLCGGVDVSEAIDGDSRIIGGQNASPGMAKYQVSIRAHSGKKEWHTCGGSIINQQYVLTAAHCIVKKRTNELSIVVGSHQIKTGGQRYKIKKLVPHEQFSKATWKNDVGVVQVEGNIKFNDNVQPIELFKQDIYVGTKCLLTGWGKVDLKKNIYPNDLQMLYFKTVSNYGCSKKLYLRESVRPGLPLNIGQLCAKHPSHKGVCHGDGGGPLVLERGNKYIQIGVVSWGVSCAEDFPDVFASVPGNYNWIQSKISD
- the LOC125063239 gene encoding uncharacterized protein LOC125063239, which produces MFFKIFLYNFLSATCFCVKVDMQASVSLGKDVIQTISKFLGDGFLPFNSRRSLTPMQEDKITEMVKMSLLCRDLGFCQGELRKFIDEFVIMQAKGIENILTTLLPKSFNGDIYDQQLKHILGKVRFILKEESVSEKDEINIWFDIVKKISGKFQEMALQCLAQLSNSAYDVDKSIYQKLILATVIIEMKYLLKLCAIHNICVKTYECTTSLNSLLDHLKTMKDEKARLFIKYVYEALYKTQFYSSLTETTAHEFQVILSDMAYSSNVPTQEILSVVHKIVGARVKFVTDNTDDKLSLDSLLLHEILSDLDNIYSGKSNPFAEFLNQFFIWIYRDDDFNLSKHIQELLTEIGKDLSNTPRELFDKLSREVRLFLEMTVDPE